The following coding sequences lie in one Candoia aspera isolate rCanAsp1 chromosome 11, rCanAsp1.hap2, whole genome shotgun sequence genomic window:
- the LOC134503965 gene encoding F-box and leucine-rich repeat protein 13-like: METWRLPVEVITYILSFLPISDRKEASLVNRAWYFAAQDSLRQENVFYNIPATSASLKTIRGLAQRHVCSVKMANLDSSTISRDVIKYIANYLGPHLRRLCLNGSCLTEASFEELLLACPCLVALDLSSCNSLFMSGTLLSKQETLVQAQKVLVNLKELNLSSVRYLSDLTFNRLTSCCPQLAKLVLARCHITFEFDSYYGSYNYSSSVLLSFRNLLQFLHQRAPCIKSLDLSGTNINSQAMKTLVQMENLQLQELVLQACRDLSNEAVSILCQHQPHLTTLDLSGCSELSDRAPLAISSRLLALQCLHLGKLPRMTDAGFQRMSRLKHLQSLDVSECSLVSCSELMKAFGANAGLPKLKSLNVAFCSLLRDSTVLSLAEALSKNLRVLDLSSCVSLSNRSVQAIASRLLCLTVLRLAWCKELTDWGLLGVEEPREQCEYAREKEAGPKFSRNFGNMGFFLPPPQDLEQDKLIVTNLNQQNAPEQHQTSLSALTRLQELDLTACGKLTDVSIAKVITFPELRHLSLSLVPNITDTSLLAIARNCQSLEHLSLTHCTNLTDRGFAEAAGSLRRLQYLILSGCNQLTPRTLKSVGQECQLLKCLDVSMCSKISMSDVERFQSQLPPQSQTSIQARFVGGADLSISL, from the exons ATGGAGACCTGGAGGCTGCCCGTGGAG GTCATCACTTACATCTTGAGCTTTCTACCTATCTCTGATAGAAAAGAGGCCTCTCTAGTTAACCGAGCCTGGTATTTTGCAGCCCAAGACTCCCTGCGACAG GAGAATGTCTTCTACAACATCCCAGCTACCTCTGCTTCACTCAAGACCATCCGGGGCTTGGCCCAAAGGCATGTGTGCAGTGTCAAGATGGCAAACCTAGATAGCTCTACCATTTCTCGGGATGTCATCAAATATATTGCCAATTACTTGGGGCCCCATCTACGCAGACTGTGCTTGAATGGGAGCTGCCTGACAGAAGCTAGCTTTGAGGAACTCCTCCTCGCTTGCCCCTGCCTCGTGGCCCTGGATCTGAGCAGCTGCAACAGCCTCTTCATGTCTGGCACCCTGCTGTCCAAACAAGAGACTTTGGTGCAGGCCCAAAAAGTGCTAGTCAATTTGAAGGAACTGAATCTGTCTAGTGTAAGGTACTTGTCTGACCTCACTTTCAACCGCCTGACCAGCTGTTGTCCACAGCTGGCCAAGTTGGTCCTTGCCCGCTGCCACATTACCTTTGAGTTTGATAGCTACTATGGCTCCTATAACTACAGCTCCTCAGTCCTGCTGTCCTTCCGCAACCTCCTGCAGTTTCTCCACCAGCGAGCCCCGTGCATCAAGTCTTTGGATTTGAGTGGCACCAATATTAACAGCCAGGCGATGAAGACCCTGGTCCAAATGGAGAACCTGCAGCTGCAGGAACTTGTATTGCAGGCTTGCCGGGATCTGAGCAATGAGGCTGTGAGCATCCTGTGTCAGCACCAGCCTCATCTGACCACGCTGGATCTGAGCGGGTGCTCTGAGCTTTCTGACCGGGCCCCCCTGGCCATCAGCTCTCGGCTCCTAGCTCTTCAGTGCCTGCACCTGGGGAAGCTCCCACGAATGACCGATGCTGGCTTCCAGAGAATGTCACGCCTGAAGCATCTCCAAAGCTTGGACGTGTCTGAGTGCAGCCTTGTGAGCTGCAGTGAGCTCATGAAAGCTTTTGGCGCTAATGCAGGACTTCCCAAATTAAAATCCTTGAACGTCGCCTTTTGCTCGTTACTAAGA gACAGCACAGTGCTCTCTCTAGCTGAAGCCCTAAGCAAGAACCTTCGGGTTCTGGATCTATCATCCTGTGTGTCACTCTCTAACAGAAGCGTCCAGGCAATTGCTTCCCGTCTTTTATGCTTGACTGTCCTCCGCTTGGCCTGGTGTAAAGAACTGACCGACTGGGGCTTGCTGGGCGTTGAGGAGCCCAGAGAGCAGTGCGAATATGCCAGAGAG AAAGAAGCAGGCCCAAAGTTCAGCAGGAACTTTGGCAACATGGGTTTTTTCCTGCCACCTCCCCAGGATTTGGAGCAGGATAAGCTGATTGTCACTAACCTCAATCAACAGAATGCTCCAGAGCAGCACCAAACCTCTTTGAGTGCCCTGACCCGTCTGCAGGAGCTTGACTTGACAGCCTGTGGGAAGCTGACAGACGTGAGCATAGCCAAG GTTATCACCTTCCCAGAACTCCGCCACCTTTCCCTCAGCCTTGTGCCCAACATCACTGACACCAGCCTCCTTGCTATTGCGCGCAACTGTCAGAGCCTGGAACACCTTTCGCTGACCCACTGCACAAACCTGACGGATAGAGGTTTTGCTGAGGCAGCTGGATCTCTGCGCAGGCTGCAGTATCTCATTCTTTCTGGCTGCAACCAGCTGACCCCCAG GACCCTGAAGTCTGTCGGTCAGGAGTGCCAGCTGCTGAAGTGCTTGGATGTCTCCATGTGCAGCAAGATCAGCATGTCCGATGTCGAACGTTTCCAGTCGCAGCTGCCCCCTCAGAGCCAGACGAGCATCCAGGCACGGTTTGTGGGTGGCGCAGACCTTTCCATCAGCCTCTGA